From the genome of Vicia villosa cultivar HV-30 ecotype Madison, WI linkage group LG2, Vvil1.0, whole genome shotgun sequence, one region includes:
- the LOC131647270 gene encoding alpha-dioxygenase PIOX-like, translating into MLPLLIAPIRIIFSTIVQHCIHKDFHEAVAKMSIIDAFLFLLIHSIDKLGIWHRLPVFLGLLYLASRRHLHQQYNLFNVGQTPVGIRSNPYDYPYRTADGKFNDPFDDNAGSEGSFIGRNILPVDQKDKLLKPDPMVVVTKLLARKTFKDTGKQFNVLAAAWIQFMIHDWIDHLEDTQQIELTAPREVANQCPLKSFKFLKTKEIPTGFYDIKTGHANIRTPWWDASVVYGSNEKVLSQVRTSIDGKLKISKEGQLKHENGIAISGDVRNSWAGVSVLQALFIQEHNAVCDALKKEYPLLKDEELYRHARLVTSAVIAKIHTIDWTVELLKTDTLLAGMRGNWYGLLGKTFKDTFGHVGDGILGGLVGMKKPDNHGVPYSLTEEFTTVYRMHALLPDTLHLRNIHVPPGDNKSPPLIKEIPMKDLVGLPGEKALSQIGVGQTLVSMGHQASGALEPQNYPSFLRDLVSQNVDGTERSDHVDLAALEIYRDRERKVARYNQFRRSLLLIPISKWEDLTDDKEIIKALKEVYGDDVELLDTQVGLMAEKKIKGFAISETAFVIFLIMASRRLEADRFYTSNFNEETYTKKGFEWVNTTESLKDVIDRHYPGMTDKWLNASSTFSVWDAPPNKPNPIPIYLRIPN; encoded by the exons ATGTTGCCTCTTCTAATTGCTcccattagaattatattttcaACAATTGTGCAACATTGCATCCATAAAGATTTTCACGAAGCAGTGGCTAAAATGTCCATCATTGATGCTTTTCTCTTCTTG TTAATACACTCCATTGACAAGTTGGGAATATGGCATCGTTTGCCTGTGTTCTTGGGACTACTATACTTGGCTTCTAGGAGACATCTTCACCAACAATACAATCTCTTCAATGTTGGTCAAACACCTGTAGGAATTAGGTCCAATCCTTATGACTATCCCTATAGAACTGCTGATGGAAAATTTAATGACCCTTTTGATGATAATGCTGGAAGTGAAGGTTCTTTCATTGGCAGAAACATTCTTCCTGTGGATCAGAAGGACAAG CTGTTGAAGCCAGATCCAATGGTGGTGGTGACAAAACTTTTGGCAAGAAAAACATTCAAAGACACTGGAAAGCAATTCAATGTGTTGGCTGCAGCTTGGATTCAGTTTATGATACATGATTGGATTGACCATTTGGAGGACACTCAACAG atTGAACTCACTGCACCACGGGAGGTTGCAAACCAATGTCCATTAAAATCTTTCAAGTTCTTGAAAACAAAGGAAATTCCAACTGGATTCTATGATATTAAGACTGGACATGCAAACATACGCACACCTTGGTG GGATGCAAGTGTGGTATATGGAAGCAATGAGAAAGTTTTGAGCCAAGTGAGAACTTCAATAGATGGGAAGTTGAAAATATCAAAGGAAGGTCAGCTAAAACACGAAAATGGAATTGCGATATCCGGTGATGTTCGCAATAGTTGGGCTGGTGTTTCAGTTTTGCAAGCCCTTTTCATTCAAGAACACAATGCTGTTTGTGATGCTCTCAAG AAGGAATATCCACTCTTGAAAGATGAAGAACTTTATCGCCATGCTAGATTGGTGACTTCGGCTGTGATTGCAAAGATTCACACCATAGATTGGACTGTCGAGCTTCTTAAAACTGACACTTTACTTGCAGGCATGCGAGGAAATTG gtATGGACTATTGGGAAAGACATTCAAGGACACATTTGGACATGTTGGAGATGGCATATTGGGTGGATTGGTGGGCATGAAAAAACCAGATAATCATGGTGTTCCATACTCTTTAACTGAGGAATTTACCACTGTTTATAGAATGCATGCACTCTTACCTGATACCCTCCATTTGAGAAACATACATGTCCCTCCAGGAGATAACAAATCTCCACCATTAATCAAAGA GATTCCTATGAAAGATCTGGTTGGACTACCAGGAGAAAAGGCCTTGTCACAGATAGGAGTTGGACAGACATTAGTATCAATGGGTCACCAAGCTTCTGGAGCTCTAGAGCCTCAGAACTATCCATCTTTTCTTAGAGATCTCGTATCACAAAACGTCGATGGAACAGAAAGATCGGATCATGTGGACTTAGCTGCTCTTGAAA TTTATAGAGACAGAGAGAGGAAAGTAGCAAGATATAACCAATTCAGGAGATCGTTGTTGTTGATACCTATTTCAAAATGGGAAGATTTGACAGATGATAAGGAAATAATTAAAGCATTGAAAGAGGTATATGGAGATGATGTTGAGCTGCTTGATACACAAGTAGGTCTCATGGCTGAGAAAAAGATAAAGGGTTTTGCAATTAGTGAGACAGCTTTTGTGATATTCCTTATCATGGCATCTAG GAGGCTAGAAGCTGATAGGTTTTACACAAGCAACTTCAATGAAGAGACATATACCAAAAAGGGGTTTGAATGGGTGAACACGACCGAGAGCTTAAAGGATGTGATTGATCGTCATTATCCTGGAATGACAGACAAGTGGTTGAACGCTTCAAGTACTTTCTCCGTTTGGGATGCACCCCCGAACAAACCAAATCCAATTCCAATTTACCTTCGTATTCCTAACTAA